In one window of Arachis ipaensis cultivar K30076 chromosome B06, Araip1.1, whole genome shotgun sequence DNA:
- the LOC107646727 gene encoding uncharacterized protein LOC107646727: MGELSLMLASQLFSQWRVDLLGPFPVGPGQVKYLIVAIDYYTKWVEAKPLANISLANYKKFAEFLSGLGIKQKFSSAEHPQSNGQVEAANKIILKGLKKWLDQKQSSWADELASIL; encoded by the exons ATGGGTGAGCTGAGTCTCATGCTGGCCTCCCAGCTTTTCTCACAGTGGAGAGTCGACCTTTTAGGCCCGTTCCCAGTAGGGCCTGGACAAGTCAAGTATTTGATAGTGGCCATTGACTATTacaccaaatgggtggaagcaaaaCCACTGGCCAATATATCATTAGCGAATT ACAAGAAGTTTGCAGAATTCTTGTCTGGGTTGGGGATCAAGCAAAAGTTCTCCTCGGCAGAGCACCCCCAGAGCAACGGACAGGTAGAAGCAGCAAACAAGATAATCCTCAAGGGGCTGAAAAAGTGGCTTGATCAGAAGCAGAGCTCCTGGGCAGACGAGTTAGCGTCGATATTATAG